Sequence from the Nocardia cyriacigeorgica GUH-2 genome:
ACGTCCTCGACGGTCAAATGCGTGTCCTGGCGGCGATCGAGGCCGGCTGCGCATCCATTCCGGTGTGGGTCACCGAGGCACGCACCGACCTCACCAGCGAGCAGAGGCGCATCGACCGAGCCATGCGGCAGATGAACCTCAACGTCCGCCGCATCAACCTGACCGACAGCGACTACGCCGCCGGTGTCGCGTTCATGCTCGACCTCGGCGCGTCGGCCACGTACGTCGCCGACGGGCTGCAACGCGCGCGCTCGGAAGTCCGCAAACTCGGTGCCGTCGGCCGGTCCGCCACCGCAGCCCAGCTCGCCGATGACAACCAGCTCGGCCTCGATCAACTCGCCGTCCTCGCCGAGTATGACAACCTCGGCGACACCGACGCCGTGCAACGGCTGCGATCGGTCTCCCGTTACCAGTTCGCGCTCGTGGCCAAACGCATCGCCGCCGAACGCGACTACACCCGCCGCCAACTCACCGCCGCCCTCCCCTACGGCCTCTGCGGGTTCGGTGTCCTCACCGACGAGCCCGACACCACCTCAGACCAGGCCCGCTACCTGCCCGCCCTCGCCCTCGAAGCCACCGACGGCACACCGGTGGATCCCGACCTCATCTACACCGACCCCGCTCGCTGGGCCGTCCATTTGAGCGTCGAGGACGACGCCGACCTCGTCGACGTCGCCACCGGCGAGCTCGTCGATCCCGACAGCGTCGACTGGAACCTCACCCGCGGCGAACCCGACGCCGAACCGGCAGCAGGGTTGCGGCACCCCGACACGGTTACCCGCCGCGACCGCTGGTCACCGACGTTCTACTTGCCCGTCGATCAGCTCGATGCGAGCGGGTTGCGCCCGATCACGGTGCGCGGCGATGACCCCGAATCGGTGCACGCGGCCGAAGCCGAGGCTGCCGCTCGGGAAGCCGCGCGGCAGGCCCGGCGGCGGGTCATCGCTCTCAACATTCGGGGCGAAGCAGCCAACAAGCGGCGGCTGGAGTTCTTGTCGAGCTACCTGCAACGGCGGACACCGCCGAAGCAGGCGGCGCGGTTCGTGGCTGAGCACTTGGCTCGCGAACTCGACACCTCCGAGCTTCAGCTGGTGACCAAGCTCCTCGGTGTCGGTGGCTCCCGCGAGCAGTTGCTCAAAGCCATCGCCGACGCACCGGTCAACCGGGCCTGGGTGATCGCGTTCGCGATGGTCATCGCCGCGCACGAGACCCTGCTCGGCAAGAGCTTCTGGCGCGACCACCCCGCTACGACACCGGCCTACCTGCATCTGCTCGCCGAGGTCGGTGCCGGCGGGGACTACACCCTCGACGAGGTCGAA
This genomic interval carries:
- a CDS encoding ParB/RepB/Spo0J family partition protein, with the translated sequence MTATLAEPAPDTAWLPTPTPTPSDASGATDATVIVAVDADNASTDTGAEAVVPPVGAVADFRDPRELVIGENVRRSIDLTDHPDQVASVRQFGVQAPVLVERETDGTLHVLDGQMRVLAAIEAGCASIPVWVTEARTDLTSEQRRIDRAMRQMNLNVRRINLTDSDYAAGVAFMLDLGASATYVADGLQRARSEVRKLGAVGRSATAAQLADDNQLGLDQLAVLAEYDNLGDTDAVQRLRSVSRYQFALVAKRIAAERDYTRRQLTAALPYGLCGFGVLTDEPDTTSDQARYLPALALEATDGTPVDPDLIYTDPARWAVHLSVEDDADLVDVATGELVDPDSVDWNLTRGEPDAEPAAGLRHPDTVTRRDRWSPTFYLPVDQLDASGLRPITVRGDDPESVHAAEAEAAAREAARQARRRVIALNIRGEAANKRRLEFLSSYLQRRTPPKQAARFVAEHLARELDTSELQLVTKLLGVGGSREQLLKAIADAPVNRAWVIAFAMVIAAHETLLGKSFWRDHPATTPAYLHLLAEVGAGGDYTLDEVEQAAAGDIDYHDIDIDTAA